DNA from Terriglobus tenax:
GGCCGTGTTCTCCGACAAAATCAGGGGAGTTTTGCTATGTCACTGATCAATTAGGAATGGTGGAGGCGGTGGGAGTCGAACCCACGTCCGAAATCACGGCCGGGAGAGAGCTTTCATGCTTTTTCCGATTCTATAGTCTCGTTTCGAGCGCTTAGAACGGACGAAGATACGCTCGAAACCAGCCTGTGGATCTCGTCCACCCTGCCCAGGCGAAGCAGGGAAGACCAGACTACTGTGCGACGATCGGTACAGGCCCGTAGGCGAAGCCTGAGCGATCGGCTACTTAGTTAATTAAGCAGCAAGCGCGAATTGAGGTTCGGCACTTATAGTTTTGTGAGCGATTACGGGTGTCCACACTCCGGCATGCCTCTCTACCGCACGCAATCCCGTCGAAACTGTGACGCCCCACATCTCAAAGAACATGACATCGGCTCTCTAAAGAGCCTTCATGGATCTACTGGCAATACCACATGCGATGATCCACGTCGCCACGCCGGAAGATGATAAGGCCCGGCTTCAGTTCCTCTTTTCCGGTGACGAATGCCATAATTCGCCTCCATCGTTTGACTCGTTCTGTGCAGATTCCGTGTAGGATTTTTTCGTAAGTGCTTGAATCTTCGTATCTGTGCAGGATTCGTACAGATAATAGCAAGAAATTATCTCGTTTATTTATATTTATTTACGTAATAGTTATCATCCTGAGCGGATCTGCTTCGGACCTTTCAACCATGCGCAAGACACTCGTTCGCACCCTGAAGATCACGCTGGCCACCGCTCTCCTGCTGCTCCTCGCAGCAACAGTAACTATCCGCGTGCAGGAGTACCTCCTCTACCACCGCGCCGAACGCCTGCTCAGCGACATCCGCTCCATCGAAACCGGCAAATCCAGCTTCTCTGACGCTCAGGCATTCGTGGCTCGCTGGAAGAACTGGGGAGAAGTATCCTCTTCCTGCACGGAAAAGAAATGCGACTTTATGGTGACCCTGGGCCATATTCTTCCTGCGCCGGAAACCCGGGCTCAGCTTGGACTGGAACTGCTCAACGCTTTGGGGAGCCACTTTCTCGGCGGTGACTACCCGACCATGGTGCGAGGAGAAATAGGCGTCTTCGATGGACATATCTGGAGCCGGGGATACGGCTTGACCATTTTCCAGAAAAGTCAGGGGCCACATTCCGCGCTCGCAATCGAAGCCAGAACCGCAGACATGCCCTTCACTGGTTTCCCCCACATGGCGGATCATCCCGAGTTTGTTTTTCTTCGCCCAGACGAGAATGAAGACTACGGGTATTTCGTCCGCTCCTGGCTGCATTACACCCCGTTTGCTGACTCAGCCACCATCTCCCGTCTGCTCGACTTCCGTCTGGAATGCATGCATAAAAGCAGCCAGTGCTCTGAAGCAAAAGACGTCATGCCAACCGCTGCCGCCTACGACCAGGACCGCCCAGCCATCTCAGGCGACCTGCTCGACTGCGTCGTTCCCCTCAATACCCGTACGCGTGGCTACGATGGCTATCTTGCCGGTACCGTCACCGCAGTCAATCAGCAATCCCAGCCAGGTGCCGCACCCAAGCTGACCATAACTATCACGCCAGATCCCATACAGCCTGTCGGCGCCCTCACCACCCAGCCATCCATTCGCTTCTCCGCTGCTGGAACGAACGACCGTTCTCTGCAGCACCTCGGTATCACCCCAAAAACCGGCACCGGGGTCTACGTCCTGGCCGACTCGTCAGACAAGACCATCGACGAGCCAACATGGTCCTGCCGCCTCGCACCCCGTAACGAAGAAAGCCGCCGCCTTATCGAACTCGGCCGCCAACAGCATGCCCTGATGGACCGCCTTATCGCATATAGAGACACACTCGTCTTCGTCCCGGACATCTGAACCGGCGTCTCATCAAAGCCAGGTGCCCCATCCATACGCGCAGCGGATGGGTGGGAAGGACAGCCCACTACACTTAGTGAGTGTCATCCCGACCGGAGCGCAGCGCAGTGGAGGGACCTGCATTTCAACCAGCCACCCATCACACCATCCAACCCCACCCGGTATCCTAGTAGTGAATGCCTCCTATCCTCAACGCACGTACCATCAGCAAAGCCTTCGGCGCGCAGCCGCTTTTTCGCGATATCTCGGTCACCGTCTCTGACGGCGACCGCATCGGCCTGATCGGCCCCAACGGTGCCGGAAAATCGACACTGCTTGCCATTCTCGGCGGTCAGCAGGAGCCCGACTCCGGCGAGGTGGCTACCCGCAAGCGCGCCCGCACCGCGTACGTGCACCAGGAATCCAACTTCGCGCCAGGACGCACTGTCCGCCAGGTACTGGAAGACGCCATGAAGGCCGCCAATGTCTCCGACGCAGAGCACGACGGCCGCCTGCATGAGACTGTAGGCCGCGCCGACTTCCCGTCCATGGACACCGAGGCCGCATCGCTCTCGGGCGGCTGGCGCAAGCGTCTGGCCATCGCCGAGGCCACCATCACCCACCCCGACGTGCTGATGCTGGACGAGCCCACCAACCATCTCGACCTCTCCGGTATCGAGTGGCTGGAAGAGGTGCTCAAGCAGGCGCCCTACGCCGTCGTCACCATCTCGCACGACCGCTACTTCCTCGAAAACATCGCCACCGACATCATTGAGCTCAACCGCGTCTATGCCGAAGGCCTGCTGCGCGTCCGCGGCTCCTACTCGAAGTTCCTGGAAGAGAAGCAGGCGTATCTCGCGGCGCAGTCAAAAGAGCAGGAAGCTCTGAAGAACCGCGTGAAGACCGAGATTGACTGGCTGCGCCGCGGCCCCAAGGCGCGCACCACCAAGAGCAAGGCCCGCATCGACAGCGCACATGAGCTGATCGGCAAGCTGGCCGATGTCAATTCGCGCACCACCACACGCTCCACCGACATCGACTTCACCGCCAGCGATCGAAAGACCAAGCGCCTGGTGGAACTCACCGATCTCCATTACGAGGTCGGCGGCAAGACCATCTTCAACAGCCTGAACTTTACCTTCACCGCCGGCACCCGCGTCGGACTGGTGGGTCCAAACGGCAGCGGCAAAACCACGTTGCTACGTCTGCTGCGCGACGAGATCCAGCCTACTTCCGGAGCCATCAAGCGTGCCGAGTTCCTGCGCACGGTCTACTTCTCGCAGCTGCGCGAGATCGACCCGTCGCTTACGCTGAAGGAAGCGCTCACCCCAGACGGTGGCGACTCGGTGATCTTCAACGGCCGGCAGATCCACGTTGCCAGCTGGGCCAACCGCTTCCTGTTCACCGGTGAGCAGCTCTTCCAGCCCGTCCATCGCCTCTCCGGCGGAGAGCGCGCGCGTGTGTTGATCGCCCGGCTGATGCTGCAGCCCGCTGACCTTCTGCTGTTGGACGAGCCGACCAACGACCTCGACATTCCGACGCTGGAGATCCTGGAAGAGTCGCTGTTGGAGTTTCCCGGGGCTCTCATCCTGGTCACGCACGACCGTTACCTGCTGGACCGGGTATCGACGACCGTGCTGGGACTGGATGGAAAAGGGAACGCCGGCCAGTTCGCCGACTACGGCCAGTGGGAGCAGTGGCGCGACGAAAATGAGTTCGATAACGCGTCGAGAAGCGCGCAAAGTGACGCAAAAAGCGCCTCCGGAAGCACCTCCAACACGTCTTCCAAGAAGAAATTGTCTTACCTGGAGGCACGGGAGTTTGCCACCATCGAGCAGCGCGTGGACGAGGCGGATGCCATCGTCGTGGCCCTGCACGAGAAGCTGGAGGACCCAGCTGTCGCCACCAACGCGGAAGAGCTGCAGAAGACGCTGGCGGAGCTTGAGACCGCTCAGTCTCATCTGGATGGACTCTATGTCCGCTGGGCAGAATTGACCGAAAAAGCAGGCTAAACCGGGCTGGGGCCTATGTTATTTTGGGGACAAATGTACCCAAAATCTGAGTTTCATCAGAAGGCACGGCGCCTCGCCTGGCACATTCTTTTCGCTGCGCTCGTCGTAGCCGTGATGCATCACGGCTACGTCTTTGGCCAGTGGCTGCAGAAGCAGTAGGGCCAGTGGCTGCAGAAGCAGTAGCGTCCGCTCAGTGGAAGAGAAAAAGCCGCACGATCTTGTGTCTTGCAGCGAACACAAGACTCTGGGAAAATGGAAACGGCGCGCAGGGTATGCACGCCGTTTCACACTTACGATTCAGATCGAAGCGTCCGTTTTATTCCTCGCCGCCCTCTTCGTCATCTTCTTCGACGATGTCCAGGGCGAACCTGTGCTGAAGTTTCATGCTGGCGGCGCCGAGGATGGTCCGTAACGATCGTGCTGTACGGCCCTGTTTGCCGATCACTTTTCCTACGTCTCCGACTGCAACCCGGAGCTGAAGAACCGTTGTACCGCCATCTTCCAGGGCATCAACGACCACATCTTCGGGCTTGTCGACCAGAGCACGTGCTATCTCCAAGACAAGGTTACGCATACTTTCCACGGGGCCAGTTGGCTCCGATTGAACTGCCTGACTCATCACACACACCTCTTGGGAGTAAAACGCTCCCGAAACCCTTCACAGTGGTTCTTGTCCCTCTATGGGATCTTTGGAACACACTGCTACTACAGAGTCCCGGCAGCGACACGAACCAACCGAGTGGGAATGACACGGCCGGCCCGCTGTTACCAGATCGCTTCCAAATGGAAGGAACTGTTGGGAGAAGTTTACGTGAGCAGGCCGCCCAACGAACAAGCGAAATGGTGCGAATGTTTTATTTTTAGGCACCGGAGGCCGTTACTTCCGGCCATCCCGAGGTAACCTAGGCAGCCGCGGTTTCGGCAGCCGGAGTCTTGGCGAACAGCTTCGCCACGATCTCAGACATCTGTGCGCCCTTGCTTGTCCAGTACTCAATGCGCTCACGGTTCAGGCTCACGGAGGCAGGGTTGGTACGCGGGTTGTAGGTGCCCACAACCTCGACCGAACGGCCGTTACGGGCGCGGTCCTTTTCGATCACAACGACACGATAGTAGGGCTGCTTACGCGCGCCGAAACGCGCGAGACGAATCATCAGCACAGGAATTCCTCAATCTCTCTTCAATGATGTTGGGCAAGCCGGCAGTGCCGGTCGCGGGCCCACGCGGGAGCTACAGGGCATGGCCCTTCATTTCCCAACATCTAAGTATCGCCCAATTTCACGCCGCGGTGCAATGTTTTCAGGCAGGAAACAGGAAACGGAGGACCTCTCCAAACCGCTCCGCCCAGGCAGATTCGGCATGAACCCCGCCCTCAGCCCGCAGAAAACGCAGATTCTGGTCATTCCAGCCTTTACGCCGGAGCAGGCGGGCCATGGCGGCAGCGTTGCGCAGGTGCTTTCCACCTTCCAGCAACCCCATATCAAGCCAGATGCGCGGTCTTGGCTCAGGAGAGAGCCTTTCCACCTCGGTAAAAAGGCTGCGGCGGTCCCACCAGAGCGAGGGTGACAACGCGGCCAGCCTTCCGAAGACATCCGGATAGTGGAAACCGGTCCAAAGCGAGATAAGGCCCCCCAGCGAGGAACCGCCAAGACCGGTATGCTGCGGCCCTGCCAGGGTGCGATAGCTCTGGTCGATGAAGGGCTTCAACTCCTCCACCAGAAGGCGAGCGTACTGCGTCCCTTCCCCGCCGCCAAGCTTTGGATCGGCCGTGGGGGTGTACTCGGCCATGCGGCGGAGGCCGGTGTTGGCGATGCCGACCAGGATGACCGGCTCCGTTACTCCCTGCACGGTCAGCAGGTCTGAGGTGGAGTGGACGCGCCAGGTCTGGCCAGGGATGAACGAGGTACGTGGATCGATCAGGTTCTGCCCGTCGTGCAGATAGAAGGTAGCGAACCGCCGCTCCGGCTCGTCAAAATACCGGGGCGGAAGATAGACCATCACCTCGCGGTCATCCGGAAGAAAGCTGGAGTGAAAGCCAGGGTAGCGGTGAAGGCGCGGATGGATATCGAGCGCGGCAGCCTCTTGTTCGAAATGGTTCTCCGGCTGGTACGACACAGCGATACGCAAGGCTCCCGGTTAGGATGGCTTCAAGCCTAGCAGAGCGGGGAGGGCAGAATGAATCGCGAATACCATACATGGCTGTCCCCGGCGCTTGGACGGGAGATGGAGCTGCTGGTCTTTGGCCATGCGGGCATCCCCACCCTTGTCTTTCCCACCTCGCAGGGCCGGTTCTATGACTTTGAGAACAACGGCATGGTGCAGGCTGTGCAACGGCAGATCGACCATGGCCAGCTGCAGCTTTTCTGCGTGGACTCTGTCGATAGCGAGAGCTGGTACAACCGCGAGGCTCCGCCACGCTGGCGCATTGGCCGCCACCTGCAGTATGAGCAGTACATCCTGAATGAGGTCACGCCGCTTGTCCGGCAGAAGAACCATGCTCCGCAACTGACGCTTGCCGGCTGCAGCTTCGGCGGCTTCCACGCAGCCAGCATGGCGCTGCGGCACCCGGAGACATTTACCGGCATGCTTTCCATCAGCGGAGCCTTTGACCTTTCGTGCCTGCTGAACGGCTACTCCGACGAGGACAGCTACCTGCTGTTTCCAACGTACTTTCTGCCCAACCTGTACGACCCCTGGTACCTGGATCGCTACCGTAAGAATGTGTACGTGCTGGCCACCGGCGTGCATGACCAGTGCTGGGACCAGAACGAGAAGCTGGCTGCCGTGATGCGGCAGAAAGGAATCCCCGTGCGGCTGGATGTATGGGGCGACAATGCGGGCCATGACTGGCCATGGTGGCGGCGCATGGCAGCCCAGTATCTTTGAGGGAATGAGACGCTGAATTTTGCCGCGGCACCCACTTGCTTCATCAAGAAGGGTGCGTATGATCGTCAGGAAGCGCCTCCGTGATGAGCCACACCCCCCAAAGTCCGCCGTCACAACGTATGCGTTTCCTTGACCGCCTGGACCGCGCTCTGAACGGAATTACCGGCGCGGCCGAAGTCACGCAGATTGCCAGCAACCTGCTGCGCGACGAGTTGCGGGTTGCACGCTGTATCTACGCCGAGATTGGCCAAAAGGCAGACCTCCAGGAAAGCGACAGACGGTACACTCTGCCTTCGCCTGTGCTGCGGGCGCGCGAGTTCTCTGAAACAGCCATGGCCACCCTGCGCGAGGGCTTGACCTTCGTGGTGGAGAACATGGAGACGGACGCACGTGTTGCTGCTTCCCGCGAAGCGTACCGCCAGGCCAACGTGCATGCGCTGGTGTGTGTGCCTGTACCCAAGAATCAGCCGCTGCGGGCGGCCCTGGCGGTTCACAGCCATACTCCTCGGGCATGGACGCCCCAGGAGATTGACCTGGTGGAACAGGTGGCCGTGCGTTGCTGGGAGGCTGCCTCGCACCTGGCCACGCTGGAGGAGTTGCGCGGCAGCGAAGAAAACCTGCGGCTCGCCATGGAAGCCGGCGACTTCGGCTACTACTCCTATGAGCTTGGCGCCCCGGCGATGAAGATCTCGCAACGGTTCGCGAACATCTTCGGATATGAGCAGATTCCCGAAGACTGGAGCTTTGATCGCTGGGCCGATCATCTGCACCCGGAGGACCGGGAACGGGTGCTCACGCAGGTGCTCGCTTCAGAACCGACAGGCAGCGACATTGAATATGAATCGCGTGTCTTCCCTGCCGGCGTGGAGCGCGTCGAACAGAACGCGCGCTGGGTATGGCTGCGGGCCCGCTACTCCCACCGTGAAGATGGCCGCCGCTACCGCTTTGGCGTGCTTGCCGATATCACCGAGCGCAAGCAGGCCGAGGCGGCGCTGGAAGCCAGCCGGCGCGAGGTCTACCGCCAGTGGGCGGAGCTGGAGACGATCTACCAGACAGCCCCTATCGGCCTGTCGCTGTTCTCGCTGGATGACTTCCGCTACCTGCGCGTCAACGATCTGCAGAGCGGTGTGATTGGGCTGCCGCGCGAACAGATTATCGGCCAGCCCTTTCGCGAGATTGCCGTGGGGCTATGGCCGCAGTGTGAGCCACTGATGCGCCGCGCCGCAACGGGAGAGACGATTCGCAATGTAAACCTGGAAGGCGAGTTACCGTCGCGTCCGGGGCAACACCGTTACTGGACCGTGAGCTACATGCCGGTGCGGGGCGAGGATGGCACGGTGCGCGCCGTCGCCGCGGTGATTCTGGAGACCACCGCGCAGAAACGCGCCGAGCAGGCGCTGATCCAGAGCGAAAAGCTGGCGGCGGTGGGAAGGCTGGCAAGCTCGATCTCGCACGAGATCAACAACCCGCTGGAAGCGACAACGAACCTGCTGTACATTGCGCAGCACACCCCGGGGCTGCCGCAGGAGGCTGCCGATGCCCTGGCTCTTGCGGAGAAGGAGCTGCAACGCGTCTCACAGATTGCATCTCAGACACTACGCTTCCATCGCCAGGCCACGCGCCCCACATGGGTAACCGCGGAAGAGCTGCTGAAGCCTGTGGTTGCGCTGTACCAGGGACGCCTGACGAACTCCAACATCCGCCTGATCGAGCAGCATCGCGGAGCGCAGCCGGTGCAATGTTTTGAGAACGATATCCGCCAGGTGCTGAACAACCTGATCGGCAATGCGATTGATGCAATGAAAGGCATTGGCGGAAGAGTGATGATCGTAAGCCGCGAGGCGACCGACTGGAAGACAGGCCGCAAGGGGCTGCGCATTACGGTGATAGACAGCGGCAGCGGTATGTCAGAAGCGACGCGCAAGAATATATTCACGGCCTTCTACACCACCAAGGGAATCAACGGAACCGGGCTGGGGCTATGGATCTCGCGCGGTATCGTGGATAAGCATGAGGGCGAGTTGAGGTTCTACTCCAGCACACTGCAGGGCCGCAGCGGCACGGCTTTTTCCCTCTTCCTGCCGCGGTATGGATGATGCATTTGAGGCTTGCTGTTTTTGCGATGGTTGCTGTGTTGCCCTTATCTGCGGAGACGCCGCGTGAAGCCCTGCACCATGCCGTGGCACACACGCAGGCCACGGCCGTGGTGGTGGATTTCGCTACCGGAAAGGTCATCGCGCAGGAAGGTGTAGCGCGGCGAGGTACACCGGGCTCAACCATAAAGCCCTTTGTACTGGAGTACGCCCTGCAGCATGGCCTGGTGAAGGCGGAGACGCAGGTGTACTGCCGCAGGAACCTCCGCATTGCGGGACGGGACTTTGCCTGCACGCATCCGGCAAGCCTTCCGGTCGTTGATGCGGAGACAGCGCTGGCGGAGTCGTGCAATACATGGTTTGCCGCCCTGGCGCGACGCATGCCTCCACAGGAACTTGAGCAGGCGGTTGCCGCGACCCTGCTGCCGCATGAAAGCCTTCGTTTTGCCAGCATGGATCAGCGTCAGCTTGCCGTGCTGGGAGTGTGGGGAAGCACGGCCTCTCCGCTGGAGCTGGCGCAGGCCTACCGCGCACTGGTGCAGCGCCTGCCGCAGGACAGCGTTGTGGCCCGCAGTCTGCGAGAGTCAGTGGAACATGGCATGGCGAATCCTGCAGCAACGCGCGGTGTGACGATCCTGGGTAAGACCGGAACCGCGCAGAACCCGGGTGAAAGCTGGACGCACGGATGGTTTGCCGGTGTCGTACCCGGGCGGCTGGTCATCGTGATGTATGTCCCCAGGGGCGATGGCGGAACGGCGGCGCGGCTGGCCCATGGGTTCTTTACGGAGATGGCTCGTTGAGGGCCGCATGGCTGCTGGCTTTGCTGCCATCGCTTGCTCTGGCGCAAAGCGACGGCGGAGGCCGGGATGTTTCCGTCGCGATGTTTTCAACGCATGCCGTTCATGCCGTAACGCTCGCTCCGGCGGGTGAAGGCGCGTGGACGGCAAGCTGTGCGGGCTGCGCCCATAAGCCCCTGACCGTGCCAGTAACGTTTGCCAAAGGCGAGCTGTTTGCCGGAGGTCCGGTGCGCGTCAGCAACAACGCCAACCCGAAGGACTTCCGCACCGCCACCGGACTATGGCACCTGCGCGTTACAGCGGGCGATGTGGATATCGTGTTGACGATCCCAAGCGAGCACTACGTTGCGGCCGTGGTTGCGGGGGAAGCCTCGCCGGGAGAGAGGCCGCAGGCGCTGGAAGCGCTGGCGATTGTGGCTCGCACCTATGCGTTGAACGGAAGACACTGGAAGCCGCGTTCCGGGCACCTGCCTGCACCGCTGTGCGACAGCACGCAGTGCCAGGCGATGCGGCTGGGGCGCGTGCCCGCCGTGATTGACGCGGCTGTACGCGCCACCGCGGGCGAGACCATGTGGTTCCACGGACGCCGTGCCGAGGTCTTCTTCAGCCAGCACTGCGGCGGAACGACGGAGACAGCCGGGGCCGTGTGGCCAACGCTGCGGCGCGCGACGTATCTCAACGCGCATCCGGATAACTTCTGCCTGCGCAAGGATAAAGCCGCGTGGCACGCCGAGGTTCCGTTGACGCAGATGGAGGAAATTGCCCACACCGAGGGATGGAAGGTACCCGCGCAGATTGTGGCTGTTGAAATCATCCAGCGCAGCCCCTCGCAGCGTGCGTTAAAGCTGGCAATGGTTGGCACGGATGGCACTCGCTTCCCTGTCGCCGCAAGTTCGCTGCGGCTGGCCATTGGCCGGGCGCTTGGGTGGAACCAGGTGCGCAGCGACCTGTATGACGTGGCCGTGCGGCACGGTGCAATCGTCTTCGATGGACGCGGCCATGGCCACGGTGTTGGCCTGTGCCA
Protein-coding regions in this window:
- a CDS encoding ABC-F family ATP-binding cassette domain-containing protein yields the protein MPPILNARTISKAFGAQPLFRDISVTVSDGDRIGLIGPNGAGKSTLLAILGGQQEPDSGEVATRKRARTAYVHQESNFAPGRTVRQVLEDAMKAANVSDAEHDGRLHETVGRADFPSMDTEAASLSGGWRKRLAIAEATITHPDVLMLDEPTNHLDLSGIEWLEEVLKQAPYAVVTISHDRYFLENIATDIIELNRVYAEGLLRVRGSYSKFLEEKQAYLAAQSKEQEALKNRVKTEIDWLRRGPKARTTKSKARIDSAHELIGKLADVNSRTTTRSTDIDFTASDRKTKRLVELTDLHYEVGGKTIFNSLNFTFTAGTRVGLVGPNGSGKTTLLRLLRDEIQPTSGAIKRAEFLRTVYFSQLREIDPSLTLKEALTPDGGDSVIFNGRQIHVASWANRFLFTGEQLFQPVHRLSGGERARVLIARLMLQPADLLLLDEPTNDLDIPTLEILEESLLEFPGALILVTHDRYLLDRVSTTVLGLDGKGNAGQFADYGQWEQWRDENEFDNASRSAQSDAKSASGSTSNTSSKKKLSYLEAREFATIEQRVDEADAIVVALHEKLEDPAVATNAEELQKTLAELETAQSHLDGLYVRWAELTEKAG
- a CDS encoding SpoIID/LytB domain-containing protein, producing the protein MRAAWLLALLPSLALAQSDGGGRDVSVAMFSTHAVHAVTLAPAGEGAWTASCAGCAHKPLTVPVTFAKGELFAGGPVRVSNNANPKDFRTATGLWHLRVTAGDVDIVLTIPSEHYVAAVVAGEASPGERPQALEALAIVARTYALNGRHWKPRSGHLPAPLCDSTQCQAMRLGRVPAVIDAAVRATAGETMWFHGRRAEVFFSQHCGGTTETAGAVWPTLRRATYLNAHPDNFCLRKDKAAWHAEVPLTQMEEIAHTEGWKVPAQIVAVEIIQRSPSQRALKLAMVGTDGTRFPVAASSLRLAIGRALGWNQVRSDLYDVAVRHGAIVFDGRGHGHGVGLCQVGAGQMASEGKTAREIAGFYFTGVSIGITPRDAGWQQNTAGPLHTRSVNKDTTHDAMLQRAWAEAAKRFPSQRAMSPDVTLAPSVEIFRQLTSAPGWLLATTRGQSIVLQPWSVLQAQAERVLLHEFLHLRVEAEAGSNAPLWLREGMVEYLAGDTQGNTSMPAAAMDAALRSASDLSANQQAHEAAGAKVRSLVQRYGFASVRGWLVSGIPPGVA
- a CDS encoding KH domain-containing protein, whose product is MSQAVQSEPTGPVESMRNLVLEIARALVDKPEDVVVDALEDGGTTVLQLRVAVGDVGKVIGKQGRTARSLRTILGAASMKLQHRFALDIVEEDDEEGGEE
- a CDS encoding ATP-binding protein codes for the protein MSHTPQSPPSQRMRFLDRLDRALNGITGAAEVTQIASNLLRDELRVARCIYAEIGQKADLQESDRRYTLPSPVLRAREFSETAMATLREGLTFVVENMETDARVAASREAYRQANVHALVCVPVPKNQPLRAALAVHSHTPRAWTPQEIDLVEQVAVRCWEAASHLATLEELRGSEENLRLAMEAGDFGYYSYELGAPAMKISQRFANIFGYEQIPEDWSFDRWADHLHPEDRERVLTQVLASEPTGSDIEYESRVFPAGVERVEQNARWVWLRARYSHREDGRRYRFGVLADITERKQAEAALEASRREVYRQWAELETIYQTAPIGLSLFSLDDFRYLRVNDLQSGVIGLPREQIIGQPFREIAVGLWPQCEPLMRRAATGETIRNVNLEGELPSRPGQHRYWTVSYMPVRGEDGTVRAVAAVILETTAQKRAEQALIQSEKLAAVGRLASSISHEINNPLEATTNLLYIAQHTPGLPQEAADALALAEKELQRVSQIASQTLRFHRQATRPTWVTAEELLKPVVALYQGRLTNSNIRLIEQHRGAQPVQCFENDIRQVLNNLIGNAIDAMKGIGGRVMIVSREATDWKTGRKGLRITVIDSGSGMSEATRKNIFTAFYTTKGINGTGLGLWISRGIVDKHEGELRFYSSTLQGRSGTAFSLFLPRYG
- a CDS encoding esterase family protein → MNREYHTWLSPALGREMELLVFGHAGIPTLVFPTSQGRFYDFENNGMVQAVQRQIDHGQLQLFCVDSVDSESWYNREAPPRWRIGRHLQYEQYILNEVTPLVRQKNHAPQLTLAGCSFGGFHAASMALRHPETFTGMLSISGAFDLSCLLNGYSDEDSYLLFPTYFLPNLYDPWYLDRYRKNVYVLATGVHDQCWDQNEKLAAVMRQKGIPVRLDVWGDNAGHDWPWWRRMAAQYL
- the rpsP gene encoding 30S ribosomal protein S16, coding for MIRLARFGARKQPYYRVVVIEKDRARNGRSVEVVGTYNPRTNPASVSLNRERIEYWTSKGAQMSEIVAKLFAKTPAAETAAA
- a CDS encoding alpha/beta hydrolase encodes the protein MRIAVSYQPENHFEQEAAALDIHPRLHRYPGFHSSFLPDDREVMVYLPPRYFDEPERRFATFYLHDGQNLIDPRTSFIPGQTWRVHSTSDLLTVQGVTEPVILVGIANTGLRRMAEYTPTADPKLGGGEGTQYARLLVEELKPFIDQSYRTLAGPQHTGLGGSSLGGLISLWTGFHYPDVFGRLAALSPSLWWDRRSLFTEVERLSPEPRPRIWLDMGLLEGGKHLRNAAAMARLLRRKGWNDQNLRFLRAEGGVHAESAWAERFGEVLRFLFPA
- a CDS encoding penicillin-binding transpeptidase domain-containing protein, with amino-acid sequence MRLAVFAMVAVLPLSAETPREALHHAVAHTQATAVVVDFATGKVIAQEGVARRGTPGSTIKPFVLEYALQHGLVKAETQVYCRRNLRIAGRDFACTHPASLPVVDAETALAESCNTWFAALARRMPPQELEQAVAATLLPHESLRFASMDQRQLAVLGVWGSTASPLELAQAYRALVQRLPQDSVVARSLRESVEHGMANPAATRGVTILGKTGTAQNPGESWTHGWFAGVVPGRLVIVMYVPRGDGGTAARLAHGFFTEMAR